In Pseudomonas sp. GCEP-101, one DNA window encodes the following:
- the rssC gene encoding anti-sigma factor antagonist RssC, whose product MSTGKIQFAEQDGSFVLKFVGEVRLTLCSALDATIEKIFAALNFSAIIIDLTETQSIDSTTLGLLAKLSILSRQKIGLLPTLVTTNADITRLLQSMGFDQVFNIVDHPVPCSDCLTDLPPQDQSEEVVRGKVLEAHRILMGLNETNREAFHDLVSALERH is encoded by the coding sequence ATGAGTACCGGTAAAATCCAGTTCGCCGAGCAGGATGGCTCATTTGTCCTGAAGTTCGTGGGCGAAGTCCGACTGACCCTGTGTTCGGCGCTGGATGCCACCATTGAAAAAATCTTCGCCGCGTTGAATTTCTCGGCGATCATCATCGATCTCACGGAAACCCAGAGCATCGACAGCACCACGCTGGGCCTCCTGGCGAAGTTGTCGATTCTGTCGCGGCAGAAGATCGGTCTGTTGCCCACGCTGGTCACCACCAACGCGGACATCACCCGGCTGCTGCAGTCGATGGGCTTCGATCAGGTGTTCAACATCGTCGATCACCCCGTTCCGTGCTCGGATTGCCTGACCGATCTGCCTCCCCAGGACCAGTCCGAGGAGGTGGTGCGCGGCAAGGTGCTCGAAGCCCACCGTATCCTGATGGGCCTGAACGAGACCAACCGCGAGGCCTTCCACGACCTGGTGAGTGCGCTCGAGCGCCACTGA